Sequence from the Xenorhabdus nematophila ATCC 19061 genome:
CGCTTAAAATCGGTCTTGAATCAAGCGGTAGAGAATTTTTTGGAAGAGTTGGATAAACATACTTTGGCCGATATGGTTAAAGACAATAGTCCCCTTTATCAATTGCTTTTAGTCAAGTGAAACCAGGGGATAACAGCTTGTTGATGACAACAGAGGAATGACGATGTCAAAAGATCCTTTTCGGGAACGAGAGGCTGAAAAATACGAATCTCCAATCCCAAGCCGTGAATACATCTTGGATATCATTTCTAAACACACCATTCCGGTAAGCCGTCAGGAACTCGCACAAGAACTTCAGTTAACCAGTGCTGATGCACAGGAAGCATTGCGCCGCCGTTTGCGGGCAATGGAACGCGATGGGCAGTTGGTATTTACCCGCCGTCAATGTTATGCGTTACCAGAACGATTGGATTTGTTGAAAGGGACGGTAATCGGACACCGTGATGGCTACGGTTTCCTGCGTGCAGAAGGCCACAAAGAAGATTTTTATCTGCCTGCTGACCAGATGAAAATGGCGATCCATGGTGATGTCATTCTGGCACAGCCGTTGCGCCCGGACAGAAAAGGCCGCATTGAAGTGCGGATTGTACGGGTATTGGAGCCGAAGAGCAGCCAAATTGTTGGTCGGTATTTTATGGATGCAGGCATGGGATTTGTCGTTCCTGATGACAGTCGTCTGTGTTTTGATATCTTGATCCCCAAAGAGGAAGTTTGCGGGGCAAGAATGGGTAACGTTGTAGTGGTTGAATTGATGAATCGCCCAACCCGCCGAACCAAAGCTATTGGTAAAATCGTCGAGGTGCTGGGTGAGACGATGGGCACGAATATGGCGGTTGAAATCGCACTTCGTACCCATGAAATTCCCCATAGCTGGCCGCCAATGGTAGAAAAACAGGTGGCCTCCCTGGATGAAAATGTTCCGGAGTCTGCTAAGCAAGGCCGTATAGATTTACGTGAGTTACCGCTGGTAACGATTGATGGCGAAGATGCCCGTGACTTTGATGATGCTGTGTATTGCGAAAGAAAACGCGGGGGCGGCTGGCGCTTGTGGGTTGCGATTGCGGATGTGAGTTACTACGTTCGTCCGCAAACTGTGTTGGATACAGAAGCACGTAGCCGTGGTAACTCGGTCTATTTCCCTTCTCAGGTTGTACCGATGCTACCGGAAGTGCTGTCGAATGGATTGTGTTCTCTCAATCCGGAAGTTGACCGCTTGTGTATGGTGTGTGAAATGACCATTTCCGCTCAGGGCAAGTTATCTTCCTATAAGTTTTACGAAGCGGTGATGAACTCTCATGCCCGTTTGACTTATACGAAAGTCTGGAAGATTTTGCAGGGCGATCAAGAGCAGAGAGAGCATTACAAGCCGTTGGTAACACATATTGAGCACCTGCATGAACTTTATCAGGCGCTGGAACACGCACGCGAAGAGCGTGGGGCTATTTCGTTTGAATCCGAAGAAGCCAAATTTATTTTTAACGCAGAACGTCGCATTGAGCGTATTGAACCGGTTGTACGCAACGATGCCCATAAACTGATTGAAGAGTGTATGATTCTGGCTAACATTGCGGCCGCCCGCTTTGTTGAAAAACATCATGAGCCAGCGTTATACCGCATTCACGATCGTCCGAGAGAAGAGAGTATCCTGAATCTTCGTTCGGTCTTCAATGAACTGGGGTTGAGCTTATTGGGCGGCCTGAAACCAGAGCCGAAAGATTATGCGCAATTGATGAAAGACGTCGCAGAGCGGCCAGATCACGAATTGCTGCAAACAATGCTGCTGCGCTCCATGAAACAGGCAATTTATGAGCCTGAAAATCGCGGACACTTTGGTCTGGCGTTGCGTGCTTATTCTCACTTTACTTCACCGATCCGCCGCTATCCTGATTTGGCACTGCACCGTGCGATCAAATATTTGTTGTCGAAAGAAAAATTGGCACAAGAAAATGAGGTTGTTGAACATCGCTGGACGCCAACGGGTGGCTGGCACAACGACATGGAACATATGCTGCAATTGGGCGACCATTGCTCCATGACTGAGCGCCGTGCCGACGAAGCGACACGGGATGTGGCTGATTGGCTGAAATGTGATTTCATGCAGGATCAGGTGGGGAATGTATTCACCGGATTAATTACCAGCGTGACCGGTTTTGGTTTCTTCGTCCGCCTGAATGATCTGTTCATTGATGGCTTGGTGCATGTGTCAACACTGGATAACGATTATTACAGATACGATAATGTCGGCCAGCGTTTGATTGGTGAATCTTCAGGGCAAACTTATCGCTTGGGTGATGAGGTTGAAATCCGTGTGGAAGCGGTTCATATGGATGAGCGTAATATCGATTTCAACTTACTTTCAACGACACGCAAAGCGCGCAATCAAGGTAAGACTGAGCGTGATAAGGCGAAAAAAGGCAAACCAGAGCGTAAAAATGGTAAAAAAGGCCGTGATAATAAAAAATCAGCCAATTTTGAACCAGACCGCGCTTTTCGCAAAAAGAAAAAAGCGGAAGAGCCAAAGTCCAGTAATAAGCCAAGCAAAAAGAAAAAACAGTCAGATAAAACCCAAAAAATTACGGCAAACCTGAAAGCGAAACGCGCGAAAAAAAGCACGGGCGAATAGCCATAACTGCATTCAGTCAAAATAGTTAATCAGTGAGTCAGGTATCAGTCAGTCATGAGTGAAATTATCTACGGTATCCATGCCGTTAAAGCGTTATTAGAGAGCGATCCACAACGGTTCATGGAAGTTTATGTATTGAAAGGGCGGGAAGATCGCCGTTTAACCCCTCTGTTTCAGGAGCTGGAAAGTATCGGTATCACGGTACAACTTGCCAACCGCCAATGGTTGGATGCCCAGACAGAAGGCGCTGTTCACCAAGGCATTATTGCGCGGGTCAAACCGGGTCGCCAGTATCAGGAAAACGATTTGCCTGACTTGTTATCTCAGTTGGATCGCCCGTTCTTGTTGGTGTTGGATGGTGTCACTGATCCACATAACTTGGGCGCTTGCCTGCGTACGGCGGATGCTGCGGGTGTTGATGCGGTTATCGTTCCCCGCGATCGCTCGGCACAACTGAATGCAACAGCCAAAAAAGTGGCTTGTGGTGCTGCGGAAAACGTTCCCCTCATCCGTGTGACTAACCTTGCCCGTACCTTGCGTTTACTGCAAGAACACAATATCTGGATTGTCGGAACGGCGGGGGAAGCGACTCATGCACTGTATGAAAGTAAACTGACTGGCCCGATGGCTTTGGTCATGGGAGCGGAAGGTGAAGGTATGCGCCGATTGACCCGCGAACATTGTGATGAGCTGATTAGCATCCCAATGGCAGGTTCAGTCTCTTCCCTGAATGTATCGGTTGCAACAGGGGTATGCCTGTTTGAAATCGTGCGCCAGAGACGTTCTCAGTAAATCATTTTCTATTCATCACAAGATGGAAGAAGAATAGAAGAATAAACGCGTTTTTATTTTACCCGTATCTTGAGTTTTTTATATTGTACGGGTATAGTGACGCGTCGATTTTTCAGCCGTACTAAACACGTTCCTTGCCTCCATGGGCCACGGCTGACCCTGACAGGAGGCTGAATAATCCGTAAGGAGCAATGCTAATGCGTCATTACGAAATCGTTTTTATGGTCCATCCTGACCAAAGCGAACAGGTTCCGGGCATGATCGAGCGTTACAGTGCGACTATCACTAACGCGCAAGGTCAGATTCATCGTCTGGAAGACTGGGGTCGTCGTCAACTGGCTTACCCAATCAACAAACTGCACAAGGCTCACTACGTTCTGCTGAACGTTGAAGCGCCACAAGAAGCGATTGATGAGCTGGAAACTAATTTCCGCTTCAACGATGCCGTTATCCGCAGCATGGTTATGCGCGTTAAGCACGCAGTAACTGAAGCATCACCAATGGTTAAGGCTAAAGACGAACGTCGCAGCCGTGATCTGGTCTTGGAAGAAGGCCTGGTTGATGATGTTGATGAAGCTGGGGATTCTGAAGAGTAATCACCGTGACAACCAATCGTTTGGTGTTGTCAGGCACAGTGTGCAAGGCACCGATACGAAAAGTCAGTCCATCCGGTATTCCGCATTGTCAGTTTGTGCTTGAACATCGTTCACAGCAACAGGAAGCCGGATTCAGCAGGCAATCATGGTGCAGAATGCCCGTTATTGCCAGCGGACAGTTGTTACAGGAATATACTCACAGTATAACGGTCGGCAGTCGAATCACTGTTTCAGGTTTCATTAACTCCCATTATGGGCGTAATGGCCTGAGTAAACTGGTTCTTCATGCCGAGCAGATTGAATTGATAGATTCTGGAGACTAGCCAAATGGCACGTTATTTCCGTCGTCGCAAATTCTGCCGCTTCACAGCGGAAGGCGTACAAGAGATCGATTATAAAGACATTGCTACGCTGAAAAACTACATTACCGAAAGTGGTAAAATTGTACCAAGCCGTATTACCGGCACTCGTGCAAAATACCAGCGTCAGCTCGCTCGTGCTATCAAGCGTGCTCGCCATCTGTCTCTGTTGCCATACACTGATCGTCATCAGTAATAGGCTCAGTCCATTAACGACTCTGAGAGGATAAGGTAATGCAAGTTATTCTGCTTGATAAAGTAGCGAACCTGGGTAGCCTGGGTGACCAAGTTAACGTTAAAGCGGGTTATGCCCGTAACTTCTTAGTACCACAGGGCAAAGCTGTTCCTGCAACTAAGAAAAACGTCGAATTTTTCGAAGCTCGCCGTGCTGAACTGGAAGCTAAGCTGTCTGACGTTCTGGCAGCAGCAGAAGCTCGTGCAGCGAAAATCACTGCACTGGACTCTGTCACCATCACTTCTAAAGCGGGTGACGAAGGCAAACTGTTCGGTTCTATCGGTACTCGTGACATCGCTGATGCAGTTACTGCAGCTGGCGTTGAAGTATCCAAGAGCGAAGTTCGTCTGCCTAACGGCGTTCTGCGTACTGTTGGTGAGCACGAAGTTGACTTCCAAGTACACAGCGATGTATTCGCGAAATTGAACGTAAACATCGTTCCAGAAGCTTAATCTCTGATTAGTTTCACGAACATGTGACAAAAAACGCTGGCTTTGCCGGCGTTTTTTGTTTTTCCCCTAAGCATCTCTTTTATACATAAAGCATTCAATCAGCTAAAACACGAACAGAATATTCAGGAGAGGGACTAATTTCTGATCTTCTGGAATAACTGTGGTGAATCAACCATAACCGCATCAGCTCCAATATCTTTAGCCAATTGGTAATCATTCAGGTTATTAACACCAAATAGAATAATATGGGCATTACTTATTTTACGAAAACAGTCAATGGCATCTTTATCCCATGTCAGGGTGGCGGGTGAACGGGCTTCACCTAATGTATAACGCTCTACAACTTCAATTTTACGGTGAAGTTCAAATCCATACCAACGGGTTGACTCTGCATTGGCCGCTTCTTTTTGAGGCAATTCACAATGATGGCTCATCACGCTGTTAGCTAATATTGTGCGGGTTTGATCTCGGCTTTCAAAAACATTGATTTTATCTGAATAGTGACTCAGGGTATCCAGAAATTTTTCATTGGTAGAATAAAAACGAGTATGCTCAAAAGATTGAGTTTTGTTCAATACATTAAGTACGGCTTTTGCCTGTATGTCCGGGTTAGCATCCGGAGATTTCAAATCAATATAGAATTCAACATCCGGGTATTTTTTGAGAACACTTTCCAGTAAAGGGATTGTTGTCTGCTGTAAGGGTAACTTAATGTTATTTTTTTTACTGAACTGGTAGCTTGCATTAACTTTTGCCAGCTCTTGAGTGGTGTAATTCGACACTGTACCATCATGATCGGTCAGGGCATTCAGATTACTTGGACGGTAGAGCACTAACTGATTGTCTTTACTAAGTTGAGCTGTGATCCAGATAGCATCAGCTTTGTTTTTCAGGGCTGTATCAATGGCATAAAACGTATTTTCAGGGGCATCAGTCGTTCCCGCCCGATGAGCAACAATTTTCGGCGATTGTGCAAATGCACTGTAGCTGCTCAAAAGAAGTACGCACATAAATATTCCCTGTTGCAGTGTGTGTCTAACTATTCTAATCATAATTACTTACCTTATTTGTGTGTTGTAAGAATATTTGCCTGATTAACCTGAAGATGCAGGTTCCAGGATTTGAAAATTGTCATTAGGTCAGTGAACGAGTTTCTTGCCTTCAGGAAGTGTGACATTAAGAAGCGATGAATGGTTTTGCGAATTCCATCGTCGCCTGATTGAATTCAGGTTGGGGCTGTAAGGTGGTGAATAATGTAGCTTAATATTTATAATATAGGAAATATTTTTTATTAGTCCTGACTGTGGTAATTGTCTCGTATTATACTGAAAAATATATATATTTTTTATAATAAATAAGTTTTCTGAATGGTTCCCATAATATTAGGGAGTGTGACAGCTTGGTTATTTGATCCACGGATAAGCGCTGAAGCTGGGGAACTTGAATTTATTCCGCAAAAAATAAGATACCTTAAAAAAGTAAGAGTGTTGTATTTGGTTATGCTTTAATAATTGAAGTTTTACCTTATTGATTGTCTTCACGCGTTTACCCATCCAGACAGTGCTGTTATGCTTGAGCCTTCACTTATTTAATAACAGGTATTTTCATGACAAAACCTTCTTTTGAGTCTACTGAAGCGCGTGCAAGTTATGGTATTGGCTTGCAGGTTGGGCAACAATTACAGGAATCTGGTTTGCAAGGTTTGGAGCCAGAAGCGCTGTTGGCTGGATTGTGTGATGCACTGGAAAGCCACGCTCCTGCGATTCCTGTAGAAGAGCTGCATCGTGCGCTGCGTGAAATACATGAACGTGCTGACAGCGTTCGTCAGGAACGTCAGCAGGCGATGGCAGAAGAAGGCAAAAAATTCCTGACGGAAAATGCTCAGCGTGAAGGCGTAAGCAGTACTGAATCTGGTTTGCAATTTTCTGTCCTGACACAAGGTGAAGGCGCGATCCCTGCTCGTTCTGATCGTGTCCGTGTTCACTATACTGGCCGCCTGATTGATGGCACTGTATTTGATAGCTCAGTACAACGTGGTACGCCAGCAGAATTTCCGGTTAGTGGTGTGATCCCGGGTTGGATTGAAGCGCTGACCTTAATGCCAGTGGGTTCTAAGTGGGAACTTTATATTCCTCATAATCTGGCTTATGGTGAGCGTGGTGCCGGTGCATCTATCCCTCCTTACAGTGCACTTATCTTCGAAGTGGAATTACTGGAAATTCTGTAACTGACTGTTAGTAAAAATAATCAGTTAGAGCTGTTTTTTCTGCATAAATCCCTTGGTTTATCCGAGGGTTTTTTTTAAATTTTTATTCGCTTCTTTAAGTTCACCAAAAAATAGTGATTGAGATAACATTTATATCAAATAACGACTGAACTGATTACGCTCTGAGTTTTACTTTTGTAAAATACTTAAACATAGTTATACTTTAGTATAACATAAGCGAGGGGAGAGACAGACATGACTGCTGTTGTCATTCGCCAATCTGGCGGTGCTAACATTGTTAGCATTCCAAAGGCCATAGTGAAAACACTTAATCTGCATACTGGCTCAAAGCTAGAGCTATCTATTCAGGATAACAAAATTGTACTGACTCCAGTCGAAGAAGAGTTGACGCTGGAATCGCTGTTAGCAGGAAGCCCTAAAGAATGTTTCAGAGTCACAGATGAGGATAGAGAGTGGCTTGAGGCTAATTCTGTTGGTAAGGAAGTGATTTGATGTATATACCAGACAAAGGTGACATTGTTTCATTAAACTTTGATCCGAGTGCAGGCAAGGAAATCATGAAACGCCGTCCTGTATTCGTTATATCTCGTAAAATGTTTAACGAGCGCACTGGATTTGCTGTTGTAGTTCCAATCACGAGTACAGCAAGAGGAATGAAGCTAGAAGTTGTCTTACCCGAAGAAGTATCTGTTCAAGGCTCAATTCTCATCCATCAGGTAAAATCCTTAGATTTTTCGGAGCGTCAGGTCAAATTTATTGAGAAAGCGCCTCAATATATTATTGATAGAGTGACTGAGCTAACTAAGGCCATCATCTTATAGATAGATATGCGAAAACAATAAAATACTCGCTATTTCAGTAAAAAATGCGTTAAAAATGTAGCTATCAAATGTTATACCCAAAATCATTTTCAATGTGTAGCACTGCTGATAAAGCAGTGACATGAAATTGCCGAAGGGAATAGCTGAACAATGAATGCAGAGGTGTATGATGCTACAACAGATCTGCCAATTGGCACGAGAAGCAGGGGCTGCGATCATGGAAGTCTATCAGGCTGAGCAACCGTTGCAAGTAGAGCACAAGACGGATGATTCACCAGTCACTGCTGCGGATATTGCCGCCCATAAGATTATTAAAGCTGGATTATTGCGTATTGCGCCTGATATCCCGTTGCTGTCAGAAGAAGACCCACCTGTATGGGAAGAACGGAAAAACTGGCGACGTTATTGGCTGGTTGACCCATTGGATGGCACAAAAGAATTTATCCGCCGAAATGGCGAGTTTACCGTTAATATCGCATTGATTGAGGACGGCGTACCTGTGATGGGGGTTGTTTATGTTCCGGTGCAGAATGTTCTGTATTCAGGGCAAGGCCATCAGGCCCGCAAGGAAGCCAATGGACAAATTCTGCCTATTAAAGTTATTTCTGCTGCGCTCCCAGTCGTCGTTGTCAGCCGTTCTCACCGAGATGATGAAGAATTGCAAGATTACCTCTCCCAGTTAGGTGTTCACAATACACTTTCGATAGGCTCTTCACTTAAATTTTGTATGGTGGCGGAAGGA
This genomic interval carries:
- the cysQ gene encoding 3'(2'),5'-bisphosphate nucleotidase CysQ, producing the protein MLQQICQLAREAGAAIMEVYQAEQPLQVEHKTDDSPVTAADIAAHKIIKAGLLRIAPDIPLLSEEDPPVWEERKNWRRYWLVDPLDGTKEFIRRNGEFTVNIALIEDGVPVMGVVYVPVQNVLYSGQGHQARKEANGQILPIKVISAALPVVVVSRSHRDDEELQDYLSQLGVHNTLSIGSSLKFCMVAEGKAQLYPRFGPTNIWDTGAGHAVAIAAGAHVTDWEGKTLNYSPRESFLNPGFRVSIF
- the rlmB gene encoding 23S rRNA (guanosine(2251)-2'-O)-methyltransferase RlmB, producing MSEIIYGIHAVKALLESDPQRFMEVYVLKGREDRRLTPLFQELESIGITVQLANRQWLDAQTEGAVHQGIIARVKPGRQYQENDLPDLLSQLDRPFLLVLDGVTDPHNLGACLRTADAAGVDAVIVPRDRSAQLNATAKKVACGAAENVPLIRVTNLARTLRLLQEHNIWIVGTAGEATHALYESKLTGPMALVMGAEGEGMRRLTREHCDELISIPMAGSVSSLNVSVATGVCLFEIVRQRRSQ
- a CDS encoding type II toxin-antitoxin system PemK/MazF family toxin, encoding MYIPDKGDIVSLNFDPSAGKEIMKRRPVFVISRKMFNERTGFAVVVPITSTARGMKLEVVLPEEVSVQGSILIHQVKSLDFSERQVKFIEKAPQYIIDRVTELTKAIIL
- the rplI gene encoding 50S ribosomal protein L9 produces the protein MQVILLDKVANLGSLGDQVNVKAGYARNFLVPQGKAVPATKKNVEFFEARRAELEAKLSDVLAAAEARAAKITALDSVTITSKAGDEGKLFGSIGTRDIADAVTAAGVEVSKSEVRLPNGVLRTVGEHEVDFQVHSDVFAKLNVNIVPEA
- the rnr gene encoding ribonuclease R is translated as MSKDPFREREAEKYESPIPSREYILDIISKHTIPVSRQELAQELQLTSADAQEALRRRLRAMERDGQLVFTRRQCYALPERLDLLKGTVIGHRDGYGFLRAEGHKEDFYLPADQMKMAIHGDVILAQPLRPDRKGRIEVRIVRVLEPKSSQIVGRYFMDAGMGFVVPDDSRLCFDILIPKEEVCGARMGNVVVVELMNRPTRRTKAIGKIVEVLGETMGTNMAVEIALRTHEIPHSWPPMVEKQVASLDENVPESAKQGRIDLRELPLVTIDGEDARDFDDAVYCERKRGGGWRLWVAIADVSYYVRPQTVLDTEARSRGNSVYFPSQVVPMLPEVLSNGLCSLNPEVDRLCMVCEMTISAQGKLSSYKFYEAVMNSHARLTYTKVWKILQGDQEQREHYKPLVTHIEHLHELYQALEHAREERGAISFESEEAKFIFNAERRIERIEPVVRNDAHKLIEECMILANIAAARFVEKHHEPALYRIHDRPREESILNLRSVFNELGLSLLGGLKPEPKDYAQLMKDVAERPDHELLQTMLLRSMKQAIYEPENRGHFGLALRAYSHFTSPIRRYPDLALHRAIKYLLSKEKLAQENEVVEHRWTPTGGWHNDMEHMLQLGDHCSMTERRADEATRDVADWLKCDFMQDQVGNVFTGLITSVTGFGFFVRLNDLFIDGLVHVSTLDNDYYRYDNVGQRLIGESSGQTYRLGDEVEIRVEAVHMDERNIDFNLLSTTRKARNQGKTERDKAKKGKPERKNGKKGRDNKKSANFEPDRAFRKKKKAEEPKSSNKPSKKKKQSDKTQKITANLKAKRAKKSTGE
- a CDS encoding AbrB/MazE/SpoVT family DNA-binding domain-containing protein, with the translated sequence MTAVVIRQSGGANIVSIPKAIVKTLNLHTGSKLELSIQDNKIVLTPVEEELTLESLLAGSPKECFRVTDEDREWLEANSVGKEVI
- a CDS encoding peptidylprolyl isomerase encodes the protein MTKPSFESTEARASYGIGLQVGQQLQESGLQGLEPEALLAGLCDALESHAPAIPVEELHRALREIHERADSVRQERQQAMAEEGKKFLTENAQREGVSSTESGLQFSVLTQGEGAIPARSDRVRVHYTGRLIDGTVFDSSVQRGTPAEFPVSGVIPGWIEALTLMPVGSKWELYIPHNLAYGERGAGASIPPYSALIFEVELLEIL
- the rpsR gene encoding 30S ribosomal protein S18, with amino-acid sequence MARYFRRRKFCRFTAEGVQEIDYKDIATLKNYITESGKIVPSRITGTRAKYQRQLARAIKRARHLSLLPYTDRHQ
- the rpsF gene encoding 30S ribosomal protein S6, with product MRHYEIVFMVHPDQSEQVPGMIERYSATITNAQGQIHRLEDWGRRQLAYPINKLHKAHYVLLNVEAPQEAIDELETNFRFNDAVIRSMVMRVKHAVTEASPMVKAKDERRSRDLVLEEGLVDDVDEAGDSEE
- the priB gene encoding primosomal replication protein N, coding for MTTNRLVLSGTVCKAPIRKVSPSGIPHCQFVLEHRSQQQEAGFSRQSWCRMPVIASGQLLQEYTHSITVGSRITVSGFINSHYGRNGLSKLVLHAEQIELIDSGD
- a CDS encoding glycerophosphodiester phosphodiesterase family protein, coding for MIRIVRHTLQQGIFMCVLLLSSYSAFAQSPKIVAHRAGTTDAPENTFYAIDTALKNKADAIWITAQLSKDNQLVLYRPSNLNALTDHDGTVSNYTTQELAKVNASYQFSKKNNIKLPLQQTTIPLLESVLKKYPDVEFYIDLKSPDANPDIQAKAVLNVLNKTQSFEHTRFYSTNEKFLDTLSHYSDKINVFESRDQTRTILANSVMSHHCELPQKEAANAESTRWYGFELHRKIEVVERYTLGEARSPATLTWDKDAIDCFRKISNAHIILFGVNNLNDYQLAKDIGADAVMVDSPQLFQKIRN